In the genome of bacterium, the window TGGTATAATAAGGGCGGAGTAAATATAGGTCCGCCCTTTATTTTTGTGACTAAAATCACATCTAAATCGTGACTTTAATCACTGAAATATTATAATACCTGTATTATACTTAATATTGAAAAGGAGGAAGAATGGGAAGGAAAAGCGGGGTAATGGGTATATTTCTACTCCTTGCTATCTCTCTTCCGTTGATTGTTTCTACAAGCTCAGCAGGAATCTTTTCCAAAGAGAAGGTAGGCACAACCGGAGCAACTTTCTTGAAGATTGAGGCAGGCGCGCGTCCTGTGGCAATGGGGGGCGCTTTTGTAGCTGTGGCTGATGATGCCAATACTATTTACTGGAACCCCGCTGGTTTAGCTTTACTGGAAGAGAGAGAGATTACTGCTATGCACAATGAGTGGCTGGAAGGTATGAGGTACGAATTTTTGGGATATGTGCAGCCTATCAAATCCGAAAAAGGAACTCACGGCTTTGGAATCAGCGCAATGGGCTTATATACGACGGGTCTTGAACAGAGAACCACTGAGACCACAGAGCCTGAAGGAACTTTTGCAGCATACGATATTGCTGTGGCAGGAGCCTATGCCTGTAAAATCAGTAGGTCAATCTCCATTGGCGCCAATGCGAAGCTAATCCATCAGAAGATAGAAAGTGAGACAGCCTGGGGTGGAGCAATAGATATAGGACTAATCTATAGAGTTCCTCTTCGAATACGAAGAGGGAAATTTTCAAGAGATAAATTGCAGGTGGGATTTGCAGTGCAGAATATCGGTCCAAAGATAAAGTTTGTTAAAGAGAGCGACCCATTGCCTCTCAACATAAAAGCAGGTATAGCTAAAACTTATGACCTGAAGTCAATCAAATCTGAGCTCATCTTGGCTTGTGATGTCAATGCTCCCATAGATAATGTTCCCAACGGACATTTTGGTGTTGAGTTCGTTTACCAGAAGATGAAAGATATTGCACTTGCCGCAAGGGCAGGATATAAGACTAATACCATTAAGGACTTAAATGCCCTGTCGGGACTTTCGGCAGGAGCAGGATTTGTCTGGAAGAGGATGGCAGTAGACTATGTCTGGGTTCCCTATGGCGACTTAGGGAATACGCATAGGATATCCTTGACTATAAGGATGTAACGTAAATATAAAGGAGTAGCGAAACTTGTTTCGCGTTAATGACGCAGAGCAAGCTCTGCTACTCCAAATAGTGGATTGAAAAGATGAAAAGATTCATTTCGAATGGTGAAGGATATCGTTAAAGCAAAAGTTCTGGAACCAATGGCTATCAGAGGAAAAGCTGAGTTAGTTCAAGTATATGAGGTTTTGGGGGTAGAGTAAGTTAAAAGGAGAAAAGGGGTCAGAGTCATTTTTTGCGTTCTCATTTTTTGGCTAAATAATTAAGTATTGTGTCCCCGGAATTCGGGAAAGGGTTAAAAAATGTTCGTTTTTTATAGGTTACTTTTGGCTCATGTAATTGCTGACTTTCCTTTGCAATTTACAAGCATATATCGGTTCAAAACCAAATCTCCCTTAGGCTCTTTTGTCCACAGTGGCATCTTTGGGTTACTTGCGGTTCTTTTAGTCTGGCCTTACTGGAACTTAACCAGAATGTGGGAATTTATATTCTTCCTCTGGGTTGTTCACGCCATACAAGACTGGCTCAAAGTATTGGTCTTTGAAAAGTATCACCTGAATAATATTTGGGTATTTCTCCTTGACCAATTTCTACATATAGGTTTTCTCGGTATGCTCTTTCCATTCGGCTTGGCAAAATTGATTCCACCAGAAGGTCTTTCAAAATTGGTTTCTCTATACAATGATAATAATGTAGTAATATATGCAATTGCCTTTATATCTATTGGATTTGGTGGAGGTATTTTAATCTCCTATATTAAGAATTTGTTCTATGGTAGTGGAAAAGCAGATTTAACTTCGTCTAAGAGATATATTCAAGCTGTGGAAAGGATGCTGATAGTGGGCTTAATGTTACTGAAGGGATATTATTATCTTGCAATTCCTGGAATCTGGATAATTCACGGTGGATATGTCATCTTCAGAAAGAGAAGGGAAGAACGATTTCGTCTTTCTTCTTTCTTCGACTTAATTT includes:
- a CDS encoding PorV/PorQ family protein, whose product is MGRKSGVMGIFLLLAISLPLIVSTSSAGIFSKEKVGTTGATFLKIEAGARPVAMGGAFVAVADDANTIYWNPAGLALLEEREITAMHNEWLEGMRYEFLGYVQPIKSEKGTHGFGISAMGLYTTGLEQRTTETTEPEGTFAAYDIAVAGAYACKISRSISIGANAKLIHQKIESETAWGGAIDIGLIYRVPLRIRRGKFSRDKLQVGFAVQNIGPKIKFVKESDPLPLNIKAGIAKTYDLKSIKSELILACDVNAPIDNVPNGHFGVEFVYQKMKDIALAARAGYKTNTIKDLNALSGLSAGAGFVWKRMAVDYVWVPYGDLGNTHRISLTIRM
- a CDS encoding DUF3307 domain-containing protein; its protein translation is MFVFYRLLLAHVIADFPLQFTSIYRFKTKSPLGSFVHSGIFGLLAVLLVWPYWNLTRMWEFIFFLWVVHAIQDWLKVLVFEKYHLNNIWVFLLDQFLHIGFLGMLFPFGLAKLIPPEGLSKLVSLYNDNNVVIYAIAFISIGFGGGILISYIKNLFYGSGKADLTSSKRYIQAVERMLIVGLMLLKGYYYLAIPGIWIIHGGYVIFRKRREERFRLSSFFDLIFNTAIAVGIMLILRLN